In Anaerolineales bacterium, the following proteins share a genomic window:
- a CDS encoding class I SAM-dependent methyltransferase: MDAIYNNIGKNYSVTRCTDPKIAKQLYAELEGATRIVNIGAGTGSYEPENVDLVAVEPSSVMIAQRKAGSHPVEQAFAEKLPFDDGSFSHAMTVLSMHHWQDRASAFNEINRVATEKFVAITWDPTSEPFWLTRDYFFEIYETDKQIFTDLKELDDYFDDVTIRPLLIPGDCEDGFFAAFWRRPEAYLDSAVRQAMSPFSKVEKLSQGLQKLEDDLKSGAWAKKNQSLLNASDLDVGYRLVSARTRSVR, translated from the coding sequence ATGGATGCGATCTACAACAATATTGGCAAGAACTATTCTGTAACTCGTTGCACTGACCCGAAAATAGCGAAACAGTTGTATGCTGAATTGGAAGGCGCGACACGTATCGTGAATATCGGCGCGGGGACGGGTTCTTACGAGCCAGAGAATGTAGATTTGGTCGCGGTTGAACCGTCTTCCGTCATGATCGCTCAGAGGAAAGCGGGCTCTCATCCTGTCGAGCAGGCTTTTGCAGAGAAGTTGCCATTCGACGACGGAAGTTTTTCTCATGCAATGACCGTTCTTTCCATGCACCATTGGCAGGATCGAGCGAGCGCGTTCAATGAGATCAACCGTGTGGCAACGGAGAAATTTGTAGCCATCACATGGGACCCGACCTCGGAGCCGTTTTGGCTGACGCGGGATTACTTCTTTGAAATTTACGAAACGGACAAACAGATCTTTACCGATTTGAAAGAGTTGGATGATTATTTTGACGATGTGACAATTCGACCGCTGCTGATCCCCGGTGATTGCGAGGATGGATTTTTCGCCGCATTTTGGAGACGCCCCGAAGCGTATCTCGATAGCGCGGTGCGACAGGCGATGTCTCCGTTTTCGAAGGTCGAGAAATTGTCGCAGGGTTTGCAGAAGTTAGAAGATGACCTGAAAAGCGGGGCGTGGGCAAAAAAGAATCAATCTCTGTTGAATGCGTCCGATTTGGATGTCGGTTACAGGCTTGTTTCAGCTAGGACAAGGAGTGTCCGTTGA
- a CDS encoding amidohydrolase family protein: MQTVDILFLNAHVLTMDEKMTQYNLGAVAVTGDSIVAVGPEVEIKKEYSGKETVDCKGKVLMPGLVNAHTHVPMTLLRGIADDLRLDVWLQGYMFPVERQFASPEFVRLGTSIACAELIRSGVTTFNDMYYFEDDVATATANAGMRAVCGQSILKFPTPDAASYEDAMDKARDYIKKWKGHPLIVPSIAPHAPYTTTENILRETADLAKEFDIPLHTHLAETLFEVDNLRNENGMPVIPYVKKQGLLEAKVIAAHCVHIDVGEIRTLHHAGAGISHNPSSNLKLASGFAPVAKMLETGLNVGIGTDGPASNNDLDMFEEVRLAAFIAKVVTNDPTSLPAPQALLMATRLGAQALHIGHLTGSLTPNRRADLILLDLSPLHNSPSFRRSADNAYAQIVYASKSTDVTDVMINGKWVMRDRHLLTIQEEELLAHAADLAKKMDAFLLEREQSVLSKLIALGGSMEEESFEVQVKVKIAEPDRVVQALMRNEIDILYERHYSQHDAYFIFDDESQGRLRYREDDFVDQGNLTKTRARLTLLGQKREGQFEHEVLLSRSRFLAPATNSLRFYREYFKPKTEVTIEKDRLRWFIKYKETEFYVNLDHMTTPPLGHFLEVKSRTWSRKDADNKAQLVKELLELLGAANNETVADDYIDVVAKG; encoded by the coding sequence ATGCAAACAGTTGATATCCTCTTCCTCAACGCACACGTCCTCACCATGGACGAAAAAATGACGCAATACAATCTCGGCGCGGTCGCAGTGACGGGCGATAGCATTGTCGCGGTGGGACCCGAAGTGGAGATCAAAAAAGAATATTCGGGAAAAGAAACAGTCGACTGCAAAGGCAAAGTCCTCATGCCTGGGCTGGTCAACGCACACACGCACGTGCCAATGACCCTCCTGCGCGGCATCGCAGACGATCTCAGACTCGATGTCTGGTTGCAAGGCTACATGTTCCCCGTCGAACGGCAATTCGCCTCGCCTGAGTTTGTCCGCCTCGGAACATCCATCGCGTGCGCCGAACTCATCCGCAGCGGCGTGACCACCTTCAACGACATGTATTATTTTGAAGACGATGTCGCCACCGCGACTGCAAACGCAGGGATGCGCGCCGTCTGCGGGCAATCCATCCTCAAATTCCCGACGCCCGACGCGGCTTCGTACGAAGATGCGATGGACAAAGCGCGCGACTACATCAAAAAATGGAAAGGGCATCCGCTCATCGTGCCGTCCATTGCGCCGCATGCGCCGTACACGACCACAGAAAATATTTTGCGCGAGACCGCCGACCTCGCCAAAGAGTTCGACATTCCGCTTCACACGCATCTCGCCGAAACATTGTTCGAAGTGGACAACCTGCGCAACGAAAACGGAATGCCCGTCATCCCGTACGTGAAAAAGCAGGGACTACTCGAAGCAAAAGTCATCGCCGCGCATTGCGTGCATATTGACGTCGGCGAGATTCGCACGCTTCATCACGCGGGCGCGGGCATTTCACACAACCCCTCGTCGAATCTCAAACTCGCTTCGGGTTTCGCGCCCGTCGCCAAAATGCTCGAAACGGGACTCAACGTCGGCATCGGCACAGACGGTCCCGCCTCGAACAACGATCTCGACATGTTCGAAGAAGTGCGTCTCGCCGCGTTCATCGCAAAAGTGGTGACCAACGATCCGACTTCGCTCCCCGCGCCGCAAGCCTTGTTGATGGCGACGCGCCTCGGCGCCCAAGCGCTTCATATCGGACATTTGACTGGGTCGCTCACCCCCAACCGCCGCGCTGACCTCATCCTCCTCGACCTCAGCCCTCTGCACAACTCCCCCTCCTTCCGCCGCAGCGCGGACAACGCGTACGCGCAGATCGTGTACGCCAGCAAATCCACAGACGTGACCGATGTGATGATCAACGGGAAATGGGTGATGCGAGATCGTCATTTGCTGACGATACAAGAAGAGGAACTTCTCGCTCACGCCGCCGATCTCGCCAAAAAGATGGACGCGTTCCTGCTCGAGCGTGAACAATCCGTGTTGTCGAAACTCATCGCGCTGGGCGGCTCGATGGAAGAGGAATCGTTCGAGGTGCAGGTCAAAGTCAAAATTGCCGAACCAGACCGCGTCGTCCAAGCATTGATGCGGAACGAGATAGACATCCTTTACGAACGGCACTACAGTCAACACGACGCGTACTTCATCTTCGACGACGAGTCGCAGGGACGGTTGCGTTACCGTGAAGACGATTTCGTGGATCAGGGCAATCTCACCAAAACCCGCGCCCGCCTGACACTGCTCGGACAAAAGCGCGAGGGACAGTTCGAACATGAAGTGTTGTTGTCGCGCAGTCGTTTCCTTGCGCCCGCCACGAACTCACTGCGTTTTTATCGTGAATACTTCAAGCCGAAAACGGAAGTGACGATAGAGAAAGACCGCCTGCGCTGGTTCATCAAATACAAAGAGACCGAGTTCTACGTCAACCTCGATCACATGACCACGCCGCCGCTCGGACATTTCCTTGAAGTGAAATCACGCACGTGGAGCCGCAAAGACGCCGACAACAAAGCGCAATTGGTCAAAGAACTTCTCGAACTGCTCGGCGCGGCAAACAACGAAACCGTCGCTGACGATTACATTGATGTTGTAGCGAAGGGCTAA
- a CDS encoding DUF2283 domain-containing protein, which translates to MKITYDPDVDALYLEFQSLEAGQAETRQLTEEILADYGPDGKLAGLEILDAHRVLSQTSGRVIFEIEPALATASPQ; encoded by the coding sequence ATGAAAATCACATACGACCCAGACGTAGACGCCCTCTACCTTGAATTCCAGTCCCTCGAAGCAGGGCAAGCGGAAACGCGTCAACTCACCGAAGAAATTCTTGCGGATTACGGACCCGATGGCAAACTTGCAGGCTTGGAAATTCTCGACGCTCACCGCGTCTTGTCACAGACTTCGGGGCGCGTGATCTTTGAGATCGAGCCTGCGCTTGCAACGGCAAGCCCACAATAG
- a CDS encoding DUF4258 domain-containing protein, whose protein sequence is MMAQKPIRFSNHARKRIDLRGATEAEIIEAIQSEQWQPALRSKWQVQKVFQFGKPSPVNQKVYKFKTVRAIFADEVDSIVVITVIVLYGN, encoded by the coding sequence ATGATGGCTCAGAAACCGATCCGCTTCTCCAACCACGCACGCAAAAGAATTGATTTGCGTGGCGCAACCGAAGCGGAAATAATTGAAGCAATCCAAAGCGAGCAATGGCAACCTGCTTTAAGAAGCAAGTGGCAAGTTCAAAAAGTGTTCCAGTTCGGCAAGCCATCACCAGTTAATCAAAAGGTTTATAAATTCAAAACGGTACGCGCAATCTTCGCCGATGAGGTAGATTCAATCGTAGTAATAACCGTCATCGTGCTTTATGGAAACTAG
- a CDS encoding M14 family zinc carboxypeptidase: MKRRRRSSSAWVYLIWAVNGVALLCLLSGAAFYVSRQSALASDSISTMPFTPTSNAAPTTYFLPTLTPNPYYTPYVYETSTPFVLKNGPAPTIIGYSLGGRPIEVYTFGAGEREYLIVAGIHGGYEYNTISLANELIGYINEHPEVIPSDATLYIIRDMNPDGEARAHGVEGRVNNNGVDLNRNFPSENWSADWDRDGCWVYLPTTGGLYAGSEPETRTVVSFVESREITALISYHSAALGVFPGGVPWTEESKRLAKSLAKATGYSYPPIDTGCVYTGTLADWAVENGVGAAVDMELRDHKNTDFSENLKALKVFLSFIP; this comes from the coding sequence ATGAAGAGGCGGCGAAGATCGTCGAGCGCGTGGGTGTATTTGATCTGGGCGGTGAACGGCGTTGCGCTTTTGTGCTTGCTCAGCGGCGCGGCTTTTTATGTGAGTCGGCAATCGGCGTTAGCAAGCGATTCGATCTCAACGATGCCATTCACGCCAACATCCAACGCCGCGCCGACCACATACTTTTTGCCGACGCTTACGCCCAACCCGTATTACACGCCATACGTGTACGAAACGTCAACGCCGTTTGTTCTCAAAAACGGACCCGCGCCGACGATCATCGGCTATTCGCTTGGCGGACGCCCCATTGAGGTGTACACATTCGGCGCGGGCGAGCGCGAATATTTAATCGTGGCAGGAATTCACGGCGGTTATGAATACAATACGATTTCGCTTGCTAATGAGTTGATCGGTTATATCAACGAACATCCCGAAGTGATTCCAAGCGACGCGACGTTGTACATCATCCGCGACATGAACCCAGACGGCGAAGCCCGCGCGCATGGCGTGGAGGGACGAGTCAACAACAACGGCGTGGATTTGAACCGCAACTTCCCCAGTGAAAATTGGTCCGCCGATTGGGACCGAGACGGCTGTTGGGTCTATCTACCCACAACGGGCGGTTTGTATGCAGGCTCCGAACCCGAAACGCGCACGGTGGTGAGTTTTGTTGAAAGCCGCGAGATCACCGCGTTGATCAGTTATCACAGCGCGGCGCTGGGAGTTTTCCCTGGCGGCGTGCCGTGGACAGAGGAATCGAAGCGCCTCGCAAAATCGCTGGCGAAGGCGACAGGCTATTCGTATCCGCCGATTGATACGGGATGCGTCTACACTGGCACGCTCGCAGATTGGGCGGTCGAAAACGGCGTCGGCGCGGCGGTGGACATGGAACTGCGCGACCACAAAAACACAGATTTTTCAGAGAACTTGAAGGCGCTGAAGGTATTTTTGAGTTTTATTCCGTAA
- a CDS encoding molybdopterin-binding protein encodes MPSAEIITIGTEILLGEIVDTNTRYIAHVLRGMGVDLYRTITIGDNVERIADAIRNSMKRAEIVITTGGLGPTVDDPTREAVARAAGVELEFREDLWEQVVETISRYGRKPSENQKRQAYAPKGALGIKNPVGTAPCFIVEAVVPLVQSAVELRIEHQTATPPLPSGEGLGVRESVVISLPGVPNEMEHILHESIVPYLQKRFKLNEIIKIKVLHCAGLGEGTIDEKIADLETLNNPTVGLAAHTGVVDIRIAAKAKNEQEADEMIGRIESDVRERLGSGVFGADEDTLEDVALTAAASRGWSLIGLESNLNGLLARKIPHTVSVSNLQSSSLLASLRQSLKESNADAALGVVVNQEDRSADLALITPKMEKTHHISYGGPPRSLPMWSVNVALDWLRRRALENE; translated from the coding sequence ATGCCCTCTGCAGAAATCATCACCATCGGAACGGAAATCCTCCTCGGCGAGATCGTGGACACGAACACGCGTTACATCGCGCACGTCTTGCGCGGCATGGGCGTGGACTTATACCGCACGATCACCATCGGCGACAACGTCGAGCGGATCGCCGACGCCATCCGCAACTCGATGAAACGCGCCGAAATTGTCATCACCACGGGCGGCTTGGGTCCCACCGTAGACGACCCCACACGTGAAGCTGTCGCTCGCGCGGCAGGCGTGGAGTTGGAATTCCGCGAAGACCTGTGGGAACAAGTCGTTGAAACGATCTCCCGCTATGGACGCAAACCATCCGAAAATCAAAAACGACAGGCGTACGCTCCGAAAGGCGCGCTGGGAATCAAAAACCCCGTCGGCACCGCGCCGTGCTTTATTGTCGAAGCAGTTGTTCCTCTTGTTCAATCCGCAGTTGAACTGCGGATTGAACACCAGACGGCGACTCCCCCTCTCCCTTCGGGAGAGGGGCTAGGGGTGAGGGAAAGCGTTGTCATCTCCCTCCCCGGCGTCCCGAACGAAATGGAACACATCCTGCACGAATCCATCGTGCCTTATTTGCAAAAACGATTCAAGCTCAACGAAATTATCAAAATCAAAGTTTTGCACTGCGCGGGTCTCGGCGAGGGGACGATTGACGAAAAGATCGCCGACCTCGAAACGTTGAACAACCCAACCGTCGGTCTCGCCGCGCACACGGGCGTGGTGGACATCCGCATTGCGGCGAAGGCGAAGAACGAACAAGAAGCCGATGAAATGATCGGGCGAATCGAATCAGATGTGCGCGAACGCTTGGGGAGCGGGGTCTTCGGAGCCGATGAAGATACACTGGAAGACGTCGCTCTCACAGCCGCGGCAAGCCGCGGGTGGAGTCTGATCGGGTTGGAATCCAATTTGAACGGCTTGCTCGCGCGAAAAATCCCGCACACGGTCTCAGTCTCCAACCTCCAGTCATCCAGTCTCTTGGCGTCACTCCGACAATCGCTAAAAGAATCCAACGCCGACGCCGCGCTGGGAGTCGTTGTGAATCAAGAAGATCGTTCGGCAGATTTGGCGCTCATCACGCCGAAGATGGAAAAAACGCATCACATTTCTTACGGCGGACCGCCGCGTAGTTTACCCATGTGGTCTGTGAACGTCGCGCTCGACTGGTTGCGGCGCCGCGCGCTGGAGAATGAATGA
- a CDS encoding SUMF1/EgtB/PvdO family nonheme iron enzyme, producing MRSVKLLLPLLILVISGCAPNSGAPISTTSSAPSQLAPSNGDIVIPAERPDAVFVPAGQFIMGDDNGLTDERPAHPVTLDAFWIDRTEVTNSMYAQCMDAGACQTPASTVYYDDPAYSDHPVAFVSWVDAKNFCAWAGKRLPTEAEWEKAATWNSKTNIKSVYPWGNDFDCRKGNFDDENQVDASLMPNTEIGCDGFVRTAPVGSFPDGASSYGALDMAGNVWEWVHDAFIEVDPFNSSIQNYYAISEPTNPQGVDPAITEYRSMRGGSWNFTFGFGRSAYRLWYGKDDVYDGVGFRCAQTP from the coding sequence ATGCGCTCCGTCAAGCTACTCCTCCCACTTTTGATTCTGGTTATCAGCGGATGCGCGCCAAATTCAGGCGCTCCGATCTCGACGACCTCAAGCGCTCCTAGCCAACTCGCGCCGTCGAATGGCGATATCGTAATCCCTGCCGAACGCCCAGACGCCGTCTTCGTCCCCGCTGGGCAATTCATCATGGGCGACGACAACGGCTTGACAGACGAACGCCCCGCGCACCCCGTCACGCTCGATGCGTTTTGGATAGATCGCACTGAAGTCACAAACTCCATGTACGCGCAATGTATGGACGCTGGCGCGTGCCAAACGCCCGCCTCCACCGTCTATTACGACGACCCAGCCTACTCCGATCACCCCGTTGCTTTCGTCTCGTGGGTAGACGCTAAAAATTTCTGCGCCTGGGCAGGCAAGCGCCTCCCCACCGAAGCCGAATGGGAAAAAGCGGCGACGTGGAACAGCAAAACAAACATAAAAAGCGTTTACCCTTGGGGCAATGACTTCGATTGCCGCAAAGGAAACTTCGACGACGAAAACCAAGTGGACGCCTCGTTGATGCCAAACACCGAAATCGGTTGCGACGGATTCGTCCGCACCGCGCCTGTCGGCAGTTTCCCAGACGGAGCCAGCTCCTACGGCGCGCTCGACATGGCGGGCAACGTTTGGGAATGGGTGCACGACGCCTTCATCGAAGTTGACCCGTTCAACAGTTCCATCCAAAACTACTATGCAATTTCAGAGCCGACCAACCCGCAAGGCGTAGACCCAGCCATCACAGAATACCGCTCGATGCGCGGCGGCTCGTGGAATTTCACCTTCGGCTTCGGACGCTCTGCCTATCGCCTCTGGTATGGCAAAGACGATGTGTATGACGGCGTCGGCTTCCGCTGCGCTCAAACGCCATAA
- a CDS encoding ABC transporter ATP-binding protein: MLNVDNIHTYYGNIHALNGISLKIEKGEIVTLIGGNGAGKTTTLRTISGLLKPREGQITLDGEDLIHYKPHEVVYKGVSMVPEGRGVFARMSVTENLEMGAFSRKDKQEVTRNLDRVFNLFPRLKERRHQLAGTLSGGEQQMLATGRALMASPRLLLMDEPSMGLAPVLVELIFDTIVEINKEGVTILLVEQNALMALSIAHRGYVLQTGEIVLGDKADKLKNDPEVQKAYLGIE; encoded by the coding sequence ATGCTCAACGTTGACAACATCCACACCTATTACGGCAATATCCACGCGCTCAATGGAATTAGCCTCAAAATAGAAAAAGGCGAGATCGTGACTCTCATCGGCGGAAACGGCGCCGGGAAGACAACCACCCTTCGCACTATTTCTGGTTTGTTGAAACCGAGGGAAGGGCAAATCACATTGGACGGCGAAGACCTCATCCACTACAAACCGCACGAGGTCGTCTACAAAGGCGTCTCGATGGTCCCCGAGGGACGCGGCGTATTCGCCCGCATGTCCGTCACGGAAAACCTTGAGATGGGCGCCTTCAGCCGCAAGGACAAGCAAGAAGTCACCCGCAACCTCGACCGCGTTTTCAATCTCTTTCCACGATTGAAAGAACGACGACACCAACTGGCAGGCACCCTCTCCGGCGGCGAACAACAAATGCTTGCAACCGGTCGTGCCTTGATGGCGTCGCCGCGCCTCTTGTTGATGGACGAACCCTCCATGGGACTCGCCCCGGTGCTGGTCGAATTGATTTTCGACACCATCGTCGAGATCAACAAAGAAGGCGTCACCATCCTGCTCGTTGAACAAAACGCGTTGATGGCGCTCTCGATCGCGCATCGCGGCTACGTCTTGCAGACTGGCGAAATTGTGCTGGGCGACAAAGCCGACAAACTCAAAAACGATCCTGAAGTGCAAAAGGCGTATCTCGGAATCGAATAA
- a CDS encoding ABC transporter ATP-binding protein, producing MTAILTTSKVTKRFGGLVAVNSVDFEIPENSIVSIIGPNGAGKTTFFNCITGFAKADEGEIRFEGTATRSLRPDQIARLGIARTYQNIRLFADMTALENILVGEHVFLHKSFFSAILGTKSVKEEERAAMAEAQRLLEFVGLKGQGDMLARNLPYGAQRRLEIARALATKPKLLLLDEPSAGMNPRESEDLTVFIRRLRDELGITILLIEHHMRVVMGISEQVTVLDYGEKIAHGTPAEIQRNERVIEAYLGRGAATEGMETAHERHSGKKAS from the coding sequence ATGACAGCTATTCTCACAACGAGCAAAGTTACCAAACGGTTCGGCGGACTGGTCGCCGTTAACTCCGTGGATTTTGAGATCCCGGAGAACTCGATCGTCAGCATCATCGGTCCCAATGGCGCAGGCAAGACAACCTTCTTCAACTGCATTACCGGCTTCGCAAAAGCGGACGAAGGGGAGATCCGATTCGAGGGAACTGCGACCCGCTCGCTTCGTCCGGATCAGATCGCACGGCTCGGCATCGCACGCACGTACCAAAACATCCGCCTCTTTGCGGATATGACCGCGCTGGAAAACATCCTTGTGGGCGAGCATGTATTCCTGCATAAATCTTTCTTTAGCGCCATCTTAGGAACCAAGTCGGTGAAAGAGGAGGAAAGGGCCGCTATGGCTGAAGCGCAGCGTCTGCTTGAGTTTGTGGGACTCAAAGGGCAGGGCGATATGCTGGCGCGCAACCTGCCCTACGGTGCGCAAAGACGGCTCGAGATCGCGCGCGCGCTTGCCACCAAGCCCAAACTACTCTTGCTCGATGAACCCTCCGCAGGCATGAACCCGCGTGAATCAGAAGACCTCACAGTTTTCATCCGCCGCTTGCGCGACGAACTTGGAATCACCATCCTACTCATCGAACATCACATGCGGGTGGTGATGGGAATTTCGGAACAAGTCACCGTGCTGGATTACGGCGAAAAGATCGCGCATGGGACTCCTGCCGAGATCCAACGCAACGAGCGCGTGATCGAGGCATATTTGGGACGCGGCGCCGCCACCGAAGGCATGGAAACGGCGCACGAGCGCCATAGCGGCAAGAAGGCGAGCTAA
- a CDS encoding branched-chain amino acid ABC transporter permease: MRTTTGERLVDLAVTVFLWGFRILIVAMIVVGTYVTIRNGKYTGEQWTDFVVFGVAQGSIYALIALGYTMVYGILRMINFAHGDIFMTGAFGGYFAATWLNGIGFVDANPFFGLVIPILFAMVVSASIAMLVERIAYRPLRNAPRLVPLISAFGASFFIEYAFRGFFGPGKYAYPTVKALTGSWNIFGIELLKTQVIVIIAALIMMIAMYIVVMYTKVGKAMRAVSENKDTAALMGIDVNSVIVFTFAFGAAMAGAAGVLFALVYRQVDFFMGFTPGVKAFTAAVLGGIGNIPGAMVGGLVLGVFESVGPSLFLEGLGIPRAYQLKDAIAYTMLVMILLFRPQGILGERLSKQKA; encoded by the coding sequence ATGCGAACCACAACTGGCGAACGATTGGTGGATTTAGCGGTTACAGTTTTTTTGTGGGGATTCCGGATATTGATCGTTGCAATGATCGTAGTAGGAACTTACGTTACGATCCGCAATGGAAAATATACCGGCGAACAGTGGACTGATTTTGTCGTCTTTGGGGTCGCACAGGGGAGCATTTACGCTCTGATCGCGCTGGGGTATACAATGGTATACGGCATCCTTCGGATGATCAACTTCGCGCACGGCGATATTTTCATGACGGGCGCGTTTGGCGGCTACTTCGCCGCCACTTGGCTTAATGGTATCGGTTTTGTTGATGCAAATCCATTCTTCGGTCTCGTTATCCCCATTTTATTTGCCATGGTAGTGTCAGCGTCCATCGCCATGCTGGTAGAACGAATCGCGTATCGGCCATTGCGAAACGCGCCGCGTTTAGTGCCTTTGATCAGCGCGTTCGGCGCGTCGTTCTTTATCGAGTACGCGTTTCGCGGTTTTTTTGGTCCCGGCAAATATGCCTATCCAACAGTTAAAGCGTTGACTGGAAGTTGGAATATTTTCGGCATCGAACTGCTAAAGACGCAAGTGATTGTTATCATAGCCGCCTTGATCATGATGATCGCTATGTATATCGTGGTGATGTATACAAAGGTAGGGAAAGCCATGCGAGCGGTATCAGAAAACAAAGATACAGCCGCCTTGATGGGCATTGATGTGAACAGCGTCATTGTGTTCACTTTTGCATTCGGCGCCGCAATGGCGGGCGCGGCTGGCGTGCTCTTTGCGCTCGTCTATCGTCAGGTGGATTTTTTCATGGGCTTTACGCCGGGCGTCAAAGCCTTCACTGCCGCCGTGCTTGGCGGCATCGGCAATATACCGGGCGCGATGGTGGGAGGACTGGTTTTGGGCGTATTCGAGTCCGTCGGTCCATCGTTATTCCTTGAAGGCTTGGGGATACCCCGCGCCTATCAACTTAAAGACGCTATCGCTTATACCATGCTGGTGATGATCCTTTTGTTCCGTCCGCAAGGCATTTTAGGCGAACGGTTGTCCAAGCAAAAGGCTTGA
- a CDS encoding branched-chain amino acid ABC transporter substrate-binding protein — protein sequence MKRFNVLLSLLVLASLVLAACGTTPTEAPATEAPATEAPATEAPATEAPAAYECTDALGCVKIAPGEPVHLAYWGVLSGADGTLGEDSKRGVEIAIDDKGGTLLGHDILLTTEDALCTPDGGATAAAKLAADTSLVGLIGSACSDETVGGIAAITNAGLTTISPSNTRPALTDPNRGPDYAGYLRTAHSDAFQGKAVAEFAYNVLGARKAATIHDGSAYAEALQQVFADNFVALGGEIVAQEAVAKDATDMRPVLTSIAAGAPEFLYYPVFVAAGGFITAQVREIAGLENVALAGSDGIFTPDFLAAAGPNVEGMYLSSPDFSAFPDAYKSFIEKHQAKYGEAPLSIFHAHAYDATNILFAALEQVAVVEADGTVYVPKQALRDAIYATKDFNGITGTLSCSASGDCGAPVIAVYQVVNADPASWNPQDAANPNPKKVYP from the coding sequence ATGAAACGCTTCAATGTTTTGCTTTCGTTGCTGGTCCTCGCGAGCCTCGTCCTTGCGGCTTGCGGTACGACCCCGACGGAAGCCCCCGCGACCGAAGCGCCCGCTACGGAAGCCCCCGCGACCGAAGCGCCCGCTACGGAAGCCCCCGCCGCGTACGAATGTACCGATGCACTCGGTTGTGTCAAGATCGCTCCGGGCGAACCCGTCCACCTTGCGTACTGGGGTGTTCTCTCCGGCGCCGACGGCACCTTGGGTGAAGATTCCAAGCGCGGCGTCGAGATCGCGATTGACGATAAAGGCGGCACACTGCTCGGTCACGATATTCTGTTGACCACAGAAGATGCCTTGTGCACACCCGATGGCGGCGCGACCGCCGCGGCGAAACTCGCGGCTGACACTTCCCTCGTCGGTCTCATCGGTTCCGCGTGCTCTGATGAAACCGTCGGCGGTATTGCCGCGATCACGAACGCCGGCTTGACCACGATCTCCCCCTCGAACACTCGCCCGGCGCTGACCGACCCGAACCGCGGTCCCGATTACGCTGGCTACCTCCGCACCGCTCACAGCGATGCCTTCCAAGGCAAAGCCGTGGCTGAGTTCGCCTACAACGTTCTCGGCGCTCGCAAAGCCGCGACCATCCACGATGGTTCCGCGTACGCGGAAGCCCTGCAACAGGTATTCGCCGATAACTTCGTCGCTCTCGGCGGCGAAATCGTCGCTCAAGAAGCGGTTGCCAAGGATGCGACCGATATGCGCCCAGTGCTGACTTCCATCGCCGCGGGTGCGCCCGAATTCCTGTACTATCCGGTCTTCGTGGCTGCCGGTGGTTTCATCACCGCGCAGGTTCGTGAGATCGCTGGTCTCGAGAATGTGGCGTTGGCTGGCTCCGATGGCATCTTCACGCCGGACTTCCTCGCGGCAGCCGGGCCAAACGTCGAAGGCATGTACCTCTCCAGCCCTGACTTCAGCGCCTTCCCCGATGCCTACAAGTCCTTCATTGAGAAGCACCAAGCGAAATATGGCGAAGCGCCGCTCTCGATCTTCCACGCTCACGCTTATGACGCTACGAACATTTTGTTCGCGGCTCTCGAGCAGGTGGCTGTCGTCGAAGCGGACGGGACCGTCTATGTTCCGAAACAGGCGTTGCGCGATGCGATCTACGCGACCAAAGATTTCAACGGGATTACCGGTACTTTGAGCTGCTCTGCCTCCGGCGACTGCGGCGCGCCCGTTATCGCGGTCTATCAGGTTGTGAACGCTGATCCCGCTTCTTGGAACCCGCAAGATGCGGCTAACCCCAACCCGAAGAAAGTTTATCCGTAA